A portion of the Pseudoxanthomonas sp. JBR18 genome contains these proteins:
- the rplP gene encoding 50S ribosomal protein L16 gives MLQPKRTKYRKMHKGRNDGLSWSGNLVSFGEYGLKATAHGQLTARQIEAARRSISRYVKRGGKMWIRVFPDKPITKKPIEVRMGSGKGNVEYWVAQIQPGRMIYEIEGVDEATAREAFRLAAAKLSVTTTFVTRTVR, from the coding sequence ATGTTGCAACCCAAGCGAACCAAGTACCGCAAGATGCACAAGGGCCGCAATGACGGCCTGAGCTGGAGCGGAAACCTCGTCTCATTCGGCGAGTACGGCCTGAAGGCCACCGCGCACGGTCAGCTGACCGCGCGCCAGATCGAGGCCGCGCGCCGTTCCATCAGCCGCTACGTCAAGCGCGGCGGCAAGATGTGGATCCGCGTGTTCCCCGACAAGCCCATCACCAAGAAGCCGATCGAGGTCCGCATGGGCTCCGGTAAGGGCAACGTGGAGTATTGGGTGGCCCAGATCCAGCCGGGCCGCATGATCTATGAAATCGAGGGCGTCGACGAAGCAACCGCGCGCGAGGCGTTCCGCCTGGCCGCCGCCAAGCTCTCGGTCACCACCACCTTTGTGACCCGGACGGTGCGCTAA